The nucleotide window GGGAGCTTAAAGAGATCGATCTGCCCAATTTTAGTTACGAAACATCTCTTTTACAAAACGCCGTCAATAGCATGATTGTCACGCTGAAACGCCAGATTGATGAAATCAGGATCAAGGATAAAGAAATCGCAACGGTCGGCCTGAAGGAAAAAGCAACGCTGGAAAAAGAGATCCCACGGGATTCCGAAAGCCCGGCGGGAATCGAAATTTCGGGCATCGTCGGTTTTGGCCCGAAAATTGAAAGACTAAAATCGGATATATTGAAAGCTTCACAGGTTGATGTGGACGTTTTAATCATCGGTGAAACCGGAACCGGCAAACAACTTGCAGCCGAAGCGATCCACCATCACAGCAACAGGTCCGGCAAACCCTTTATCTCCATCAACTGCGGAGAGCTGGATGAAAATTTATTGCTGGACACCCTTTTCGGGCATGTCAAGGGCGCCTTTACCGAAGCAAAAACCGACCGCAAAGGGGCCTTTCTCGAGGCCAACGGGGGAACCTTGTTTTTAGATGAAATCCAGGCAGCTTCAGCGTCTGTGCAGCAAGCCCTGCTGCGGGCCATTGCCATGCGCAAGATAAAACCGCTCGGCAGCGATAGCGAAATAGGGGTTGATGTCAGATTGATCGCCGCAACGAATGCCGACTTAAAGGCCCTCATGGAACAGGAAAAATTAAGAAGCGACCTTTATTTTAGGCTCAAAGTCATCACCATTCACACGCCCGCGCTGCGCGAACTCAAAGAAAACATTCCGGTCCTGACCCGGCATTTCCTTAAACAGGCAATCGTTCTGACAAACAAAGGCGAACTCGGCCTGAGCAAAGGCGCCCTTGAAAAAATGAAACAATACCACTGGCCGGGAAACGTCCGGGAACTGATGAACTGCATTACCAGGGCCGTCGTCATGGCGGAAGGCAACGTGATTCAGGCCGAGGATATCAAGCTGGAATCCGAAGAACCGGAGCGAAGCATGCTCAATCCGACCGAAGAAGGGGAATTCGCCGGCAACTTCCCCCATTATTCCGCCAAAGCGGCCGGCGAGGACGTTCTGACCGGCCGGTCTCTTTTTGAACTACCGAAACTTCCCCGGCATTACAGGAATCAAATGAACACGCGCCAGGAAAAGGCGTATCCTGCCATCATGCATAAAGGGTGGATTACTCGCAGCAAATATCAGGAGATCATCGGCGGCGGCCTATCTCCCCGAACGGCCATCTACGATCTGCAGGATCTGGTGAAAAAAGGTCTGTTGAAAAAAACAGGTCGGGGACCTGCAACACGCTATATCCCGGTGATTGAAATGCTTGAAGATTGATGAGGTTTCAGATGATAGACCGGCTTTATTCGTTATTCAAAAAGAAGCCTAAGCAGCATCGTTCCGACCATCAGGTCATGAATGTCTTCAGGATGAAATACGCAAATTTCAAGACCCTGCTGGAATCCAACTCTGAACTGCTTAAAATCATAACGGATATTGAAGAAAAGCTGCGCGGACAGGATGTGTTCGGCATGGCCTACATCCGATCCCAGTCTGCCCGGATCATCTTTCATGCCGCGCGAATGGTCAAAAGTTTCGAAAATCTATCCGGCCGTGAGTATCCGCTGCTTATGAAACTTATCGACAATATTCAGCACACGATCAAACAGGAACTGGAACGCAAGAGCGAACCCGTGGTGCTGGAATATGTTCTGCCGTATGGGCGCATCACCAAAGAAATGGTCGATTTTGTCGGCGGTAAAAACGCCAATCTCGGCGAGGTCGCCAACCGCGCCGATATCCCCGTCCCGGCGGGATTTGCCATCACCACCAGAGCATTTGAAACGTTCCTTCAAGCTAACGATCTTACGGATGAAATCCGCAAGCAAATGATGGAAATCGCTGCCGCCCAGCCGGAGACGGTCGTGCGTATCAGCGAAACGATTCAGCGACTTTTTCTTGAAGCCAAAGTTCCGGCGGATATTGAAAAGGCGATTTCCGAGGCTTATGCGGAACTTTGCGCCAAAAGTGTTTCCGGCCGGGAAAACTTAAAGATTGCCATGCGCAGCAGTGCCATCGGAGAAGACAGTGAATTGTCCTTTGCCGGCCAGTATGTGAGCGCCCTGAATGTGCCGCCGCAAAGAATTATCATTGAATATAAAAAAATCCTAGCCAGCCTGTTCACCCCGCGGGCCATATCGTACAGGCTGCATATGGGAATCCCGTTCGAAGATATTGTCATGAGCGTAGCCTGTTTGGAGATGATTCCGGCCAAAGTCAGCGGGGTCATGTACAGCCGGCATCCCTTCAATGTTCTGGAAAACACTGTCATTATAAATGCGGTATGGGGGCTGGGCCCCTATGTTGTCGACGGCACGGTTACTCCGGATTCGTATTCTGTGTCAAAAGATTCTCAGCCGGTTCTGCTGACAGCGAAAATCTCCGAAAAGCGCCTGCGGCTTACAACCCGGCCGGACGGTTACCTGATGGAAGAGCAGGTTGAGCCTGAACTGCGCAACCGGCCCTGTCTCAGCGAAGACCAGCTGAAAACCCTGGCCGTGTATGCCGTGCAGATGGAAAACCATTTTCAATGTCCCCAGGACATCGAATGGGCCATCGACCCGGGCGGTAATCTTTTCATCCTTCAGGCCCGCCCGCTGCGGCTGGAGGGCAAAAGCAGCCAAAACGGAAAGGTCCACACGCAGCGCTTGCCGGGATATACCCTTCTGCTGGAAGGGGGTGACGTGGCCTGTCCCGGTGTCGGGTTCGGACGGGCACACCATGTTCGTTCGGAAGATGATCTGATGTCCTTCCCTGAGGGCGGTGTGCTGGTGGCCGCGCATCCATCTCCCCAATATGTTATTATCATGCCGAAGGCCCGGGCCATTCTGACCAATTCGGGCAGCGTCCTTGGGCATATGGCTTCGCTTGCCCGAGAATTTAAGGTCCCTACTATCTTAAACACTCAAACGGTAACGTCCGCGGTTGAACAAAGTGCCGAAATAACGGTAGACGCTTACTCGGGGCGGGTCTATCTGGGCAAAGTCCCGGAACTCATCGAAATAAAGGTGCCACGGGGCGTATTCATGAAAGATACCCCGGTATACAAGACCCTGCGAAAAACGGCGGACTTGATTGTTCCTTTAAACCTTGTGGACCCCAAATCGTCATACTTTGCCCCACAGAACTGCCGAACGATCCATGACATCATGCGGCTGATCCATGAACTTTCCTACACCGAACTATTCCAAATCAGCGATCTGGTTACGGGACGCGGGAAAATTTCGGTAAAACTGGATGCACCCATCCCCATCGATCTGTACATTATCGATCTGGATGGCGGTCTGAGCGACGATTCAAAATCATTATCAAAAATAACGGCCGATTCGATCACTTCCGTGCCTTTCAAAGCCCTGCTCAAAGGGATGCTGCGGGAGGATTTGAGAAGCCTTGAACCGAGACACATTGAAATTAAAGGGTTTTTATCTGTTATGAGCGAGCAGATGCTTTCTCCTCCGAATATCGCCGCAGAGCGCTTCGGAGACAAGAGTTATGCCATTATTTCCGACAAATATCTCAACTTCAGCTCCCGGGTGGGATATCATTACAGTATTCTGGATTGCTACTGCGGCAAAACCAGCACGAAGAATTACATCAACTTTCAATTCAAGGGCGGCGCGGCCGACGACGTCCGCAAAAACCGGCGGGCCCGACTTATCGAAAAGGTTCTCGGGGAGATGGCCTTTTTGGTGGAGGTTCAGGGCGACAGAGTAACGGCGCGCTTTGCCAAACGGGAGCCCGAAGTGATGGAGGAAAAACTGGATTACCTCGGACGACTCCTCCTTTTTACCCGGCAGATGGATATGTTGATGCGCAGCGAAGAGAGCATCACGCATCTGGCCGATTGCTTTTTGAAAGGCAAATATAATTTTGAGCTGAAAAACAATAAAATTGACTCAATTCCAAAGCGTTAAAAACGTTAGCGCACTTTAAGCACTCACCTTCACCCCCCCGGACTTTTGATGGGCGGGGTAATCTTTTCCCTTTCGATTTTCCGTTCATGGGCCAGGGAGATTTTCCCCAAAAGGTCATCAATATCACAAGGCTTTAACAGGTAGTCATAGGCTCCGAAATTCATGATTTCCAGGGCGGCATCTACGGATGCATGGCCGGAAAGAACGATGACCTCCGCGTCGCAGCCCTGTTTTTGCATCTGTTTCAGCACCTCTATGCCGCTGATTCCGGGCATTTTTACATCCAAAAGAACCACGTCATAAGGATTTTGGGCAAGTTCTTCCAGAGCTTGCTCTCCGCTTTCTACCCCTTTCGCGGATATACCGTTATTTTTTAGAAGCCTGAGCATTGTAACCCGGAATCGCTTTTCGTCATCAACAATCAAAATTCGAGGTGTTTCAGGCATATTTCCCCCCTTGTCTTTTTGGCAAAGCAATTGCTCCGATCTGTTTCCCGGTCAAGAGGAATGACAACGGGTTTTACCGTTATCCAATAAGTCTATTCCGTTATTTTCGAGCTTGGGCCATCCTAATCTTTTCTTCCAATCTTTGCCGTTTTTCAAAGGCTTCTTCCGCTTTTTGAATCAGATCGTCAATGCCGATGGGTTTCATTAAATAATCGGTAGCTCCGGACTTCAGGCCGTCCACCGCGAATTCCACCGTGGCGTGTCCCGTCAGCATAATGACCTCTACCATTGGAAAAAGCTTTTTAATTTCTACCAAGGTTTCATTGCCGTCCATCCCCGGCATTTTGACATCCAGAATAACCACGTGAATGGTCTGGCGCTTGAGTTTTTCGATTGCTTCGGCCCCGCTGGTTGCAGTCACGGCGTCAATACCCTTCTTGGAAAGTAACTTGGCGATGCTGGAAAGGAATCTCTCCTCATCATCCACCAGCATTAGTTTCATTTTTTCCACCTTTCCTCCTAACCTGATTAAAAAGCTCCATGGCCGATGCGATGCATCTTTGTGAGTTTTACCCAATATCCGGGCTAACCGGCCGCCGGCAGAATAATTGTAAACGTCGTACCGTGTCCTTTCTCGCTGCTGACGTTTATAGTGCCGCCCAGATTATCGATGATGCCGTAACATACCGAAAGACCCAAGCCGGTACCTTTGCCGACCGGTTTAGTGGTAAAAAACGGTGTAAAAATTTTATTCGAATTTTGCAGACTGATCCCGCAGCCGTTGTCCTTGACCAGGATTTTTACCTTGAGGTTGTCTACGGGACCCGATTCAATTTCCATTTCACCTCCATGAGACCCATGGCGTTCAACAACGGCATCGATGGCGTTGTTGAAAAGATTGAGAAGGACTTGCTGTAATTGCGATGGATCTCCATGAATCAATGGTGTATCTTCTGAAAGCGTCTGTTTGAGGCGAATACCGTGGACAGCGGCTTTCTTTTCCACCAGGGCTATGACTTCCGGAACGAAATTCCGAAAGTCGATATCTTGAAGCACGTATTCGGTTTGGCGGCCGAATTTGAGAATTCCCTGGGTAATATCGGCGCAACGGCTGATCTGAAGTTTAATCTGATCGATGGAGTCTTCCATTTCCGCCAAAGATTCCGAAGGCTTTAATTGGCCGTTTTCCTTGAGTTCCGCCAGGTTCATTTCAATCAAGGATTGCTCGTTTTTAATGATCTGAAGGGGATTGTTGATTTCATGGGCGAAACCGGCGGCCATTTCGCCCAACTCCGCAAACCGGCTTGCTCTAATGAGCTGCTGACCCAAATGTTCCTTTTCCAAATCCACTTCCTGCAACCGCCGGACAATCCGGTTGCACATAAAAAAAGCGACAGCGATAATACCCGTTCCCCCAAGGATCATGATCAGAATGATCAAATAAGTGGCGGAACGAGGGGCTTGGAACACATCCGCTTTTTCCTGTCTTACCACCAGCAGCCATTTTTTTTCTTTCAGCCAGGTGGTGGTGAACAGATACTTCTCTCCCTTGGCGTCGGTATTAATGAAGCTTTTAATGCCGCTGTTTGCGGCCGGATATTGGATATCGTCCGGCGGTTTGGTCATCAAGTCGCCGCCGGAGCGGCGTTCGGTTTGAAGGACACCATCGGCATTCAGGATATAGGCCTCGCCGGTTTTGCCGATGCGAACTCGTTTGACAAGATTATTAAACATGAAGCTGTCGATGGTTGCGCGGAGCACCCATTTTTTGCCCTCAGCCTCCCTGGCAACGGCGATAATAAAATGTGGTATCTGTCGATAGCCCAAAAATATGTCGCTGATATAGTAACCCTGTTTTAAGACATTCTGAAACCAATCCACTTCTTTATAAACCTTACCCGTCAACTTGAACGCACCGTGGTAGGCGACGTGAATGCCGTCTTGGTTAAAGACGCCCAGATCCACAAATGCGTTGGAGTTTCTTTGGAGATGTTCAAAAATCTCTGCAATTTTTTCGGGTTGAATTAAATCTTCATAGCGATTGGAGTGAATGACTAAATCCAAATCGGCTTTGCGTTCGGAGAGAAAAGACTCGATCATTTGCCCATGGTCTTCGACGATTCGCTTCATACGTGTAATGGTGCTGCTTTCCAAAGAAGTGGTGAAATAGTAATAGCCGATGCCCAAGATCATAAGGAACGGAATCAGCGGCACCAGAATCATGCTGACCAGGATGATCTTCCTAATCGTTTTATAGTGATTTCCCTTCATATTTTTTTCTGCTTGCTCGCCCGGATATTTCACGCGCCTGTGCCGGGTGCATCAACGGTTTGCAGGTTTTTTCCAGTTGTCAGTCCGAATCAGAAACCTCTCCTGGATAGCGAATCAGCTCCTTTATCTTGGCGTCTCGTATTTTCTTTTCATGGTTGGTTTTTTTCTCAAATGCAACCCCGATTTTTTGTAAAAGTTGTTCGAATTTGATCGGTTTAAGGCAATAATCAAAGGCACCCAGCTTCATGCCCTCAATACTTGTTTCCACGGAAGCGTGTCCCGTAAGCAGAACAACCTCGACCAAGGGCTGAATCTTTATGATCTCCCGCAGCGCTTCGATACCGTCCATCCCTCCCGGCATTTTGATGTCGAGTATAATCACGTCAAATAATTGTTCTTTTACAAGAGCGACGGCTTCTTCTCCGCTGGTGACCCCAATTGCATCTATCTTTCTTTTTTTCAGTCGATTGACAATTGTTTCTAAAAAATCGACTTCGTCATCAACGACCAGAATTTTGAACTTCTCCATTTGACTTTCCTTAATTAAATTGTTACTTTTTTTCCGGAATTACAACCGGAAGCTTAACTTTAAATTCAGTGCCTTCTGATAGTTTGCTCTCTACGGTTATGACGCCGCCCAATTTTCGGATAATATTATAGCTCACCGACAAACCAAGACCGGTCCCTTTGCCGACCTCTTTGGTTGTGAAAAAGGGATCAAAAACCTTTGGCAGGTGCTCTTCGGAAATACCCGGACCATTATCCTTTATACTTATTACGACCTGGTAATCATCTTTCCGTGTTTTGACCTCAATCAATCCATTCTTTTCGATGGCATCGATGGCATTGTTGATCATATTCAAAAATACCTGCTGAAGCTGGGATTGATCACTTGCAATAATCGGCAAATCCGGCTGCAGGTCTTTTTGAATATCTAT belongs to Candidatus Desulfatibia profunda and includes:
- a CDS encoding response regulator; this translates as MEKMKLMLVDDEERFLSSIAKLLSKKGIDAVTATSGAEAIEKLKRQTIHVVILDVKMPGMDGNETLVEIKKLFPMVEVIMLTGHATVEFAVDGLKSGATDYLMKPIGIDDLIQKAEEAFEKRQRLEEKIRMAQARK
- a CDS encoding two-component sensor histidine kinase, producing the protein MKGNHYKTIRKIILVSMILVPLIPFLMILGIGYYYFTTSLESSTITRMKRIVEDHGQMIESFLSERKADLDLVIHSNRYEDLIQPEKIAEIFEHLQRNSNAFVDLGVFNQDGIHVAYHGAFKLTGKVYKEVDWFQNVLKQGYYISDIFLGYRQIPHFIIAVAREAEGKKWVLRATIDSFMFNNLVKRVRIGKTGEAYILNADGVLQTERRSGGDLMTKPPDDIQYPAANSGIKSFINTDAKGEKYLFTTTWLKEKKWLLVVRQEKADVFQAPRSATYLIILIMILGGTGIIAVAFFMCNRIVRRLQEVDLEKEHLGQQLIRASRFAELGEMAAGFAHEINNPLQIIKNEQSLIEMNLAELKENGQLKPSESLAEMEDSIDQIKLQISRCADITQGILKFGRQTEYVLQDIDFRNFVPEVIALVEKKAAVHGIRLKQTLSEDTPLIHGDPSQLQQVLLNLFNNAIDAVVERHGSHGGEMEIESGPVDNLKVKILVKDNGCGISLQNSNKIFTPFFTTKPVGKGTGLGLSVCYGIIDNLGGTINVSSEKGHGTTFTIILPAAG
- a CDS encoding sigma 54-interacting transcriptional regulator, giving the protein MPVFKNGFKSSDIKTKLLVWLIPPVVLILALTGYITYRVTYHFIDIALERIIRVQTLAFTHEVEKFFEKCKQDLMFIAQENLDVAKMRSYLVNIRNTGGIAYHEFAYISQTDQSHIFLVANEDEIFQIPSKQFSEIHPNPLLFYDRIKASGKDEVWISNITEVEHPFPVPSNPNRKITSRVIYLGMPYSPPGGRPGFLILSVDVRLLRNILSLYNSPKSPIWAFSRTPEVRYIYIFDKDGWILFQSENPDKPDKELTTDLARSGYTGTLGKPDLPCAFRPSSLYAHFWKMVRDIREGQRNLIKIQDQDYPSGVKEHYMAYAPIRFMPGKNAEPVGYGGVAYVDRSRLTIVAGYKQIDVMFIIMIVTIILVSLLIYLLARFITRPLLELSRAVTNIEKTGELKEIDLPNFSYETSLLQNAVNSMIVTLKRQIDEIRIKDKEIATVGLKEKATLEKEIPRDSESPAGIEISGIVGFGPKIERLKSDILKASQVDVDVLIIGETGTGKQLAAEAIHHHSNRSGKPFISINCGELDENLLLDTLFGHVKGAFTEAKTDRKGAFLEANGGTLFLDEIQAASASVQQALLRAIAMRKIKPLGSDSEIGVDVRLIAATNADLKALMEQEKLRSDLYFRLKVITIHTPALRELKENIPVLTRHFLKQAIVLTNKGELGLSKGALEKMKQYHWPGNVRELMNCITRAVVMAEGNVIQAEDIKLESEEPERSMLNPTEEGEFAGNFPHYSAKAAGEDVLTGRSLFELPKLPRHYRNQMNTRQEKAYPAIMHKGWITRSKYQEIIGGGLSPRTAIYDLQDLVKKGLLKKTGRGPATRYIPVIEMLED
- a CDS encoding phosphoenolpyruvate synthase, with the translated sequence MDRLYSLFKKKPKQHRSDHQVMNVFRMKYANFKTLLESNSELLKIITDIEEKLRGQDVFGMAYIRSQSARIIFHAARMVKSFENLSGREYPLLMKLIDNIQHTIKQELERKSEPVVLEYVLPYGRITKEMVDFVGGKNANLGEVANRADIPVPAGFAITTRAFETFLQANDLTDEIRKQMMEIAAAQPETVVRISETIQRLFLEAKVPADIEKAISEAYAELCAKSVSGRENLKIAMRSSAIGEDSELSFAGQYVSALNVPPQRIIIEYKKILASLFTPRAISYRLHMGIPFEDIVMSVACLEMIPAKVSGVMYSRHPFNVLENTVIINAVWGLGPYVVDGTVTPDSYSVSKDSQPVLLTAKISEKRLRLTTRPDGYLMEEQVEPELRNRPCLSEDQLKTLAVYAVQMENHFQCPQDIEWAIDPGGNLFILQARPLRLEGKSSQNGKVHTQRLPGYTLLLEGGDVACPGVGFGRAHHVRSEDDLMSFPEGGVLVAAHPSPQYVIIMPKARAILTNSGSVLGHMASLAREFKVPTILNTQTVTSAVEQSAEITVDAYSGRVYLGKVPELIEIKVPRGVFMKDTPVYKTLRKTADLIVPLNLVDPKSSYFAPQNCRTIHDIMRLIHELSYTELFQISDLVTGRGKISVKLDAPIPIDLYIIDLDGGLSDDSKSLSKITADSITSVPFKALLKGMLREDLRSLEPRHIEIKGFLSVMSEQMLSPPNIAAERFGDKSYAIISDKYLNFSSRVGYHYSILDCYCGKTSTKNYINFQFKGGAADDVRKNRRARLIEKVLGEMAFLVEVQGDRVTARFAKREPEVMEEKLDYLGRLLLFTRQMDMLMRSEESITHLADCFLKGKYNFELKNNKIDSIPKR
- a CDS encoding response regulator, with protein sequence MPETPRILIVDDEKRFRVTMLRLLKNNGISAKGVESGEQALEELAQNPYDVVLLDVKMPGISGIEVLKQMQKQGCDAEVIVLSGHASVDAALEIMNFGAYDYLLKPCDIDDLLGKISLAHERKIEREKITPPIKSPGG
- a CDS encoding response regulator translates to MEKFKILVVDDEVDFLETIVNRLKKRKIDAIGVTSGEEAVALVKEQLFDVIILDIKMPGGMDGIEALREIIKIQPLVEVVLLTGHASVETSIEGMKLGAFDYCLKPIKFEQLLQKIGVAFEKKTNHEKKIRDAKIKELIRYPGEVSDSD